In Spiroplasma chinense, a single window of DNA contains:
- the pheT gene encoding phenylalanine--tRNA ligase subunit beta, translating into MIITRKWLENFIDLTGIKDEKITEAFNSLGFEVDAYKTYKGLNDKLKLAHVGNVAPMEGTHLNFCFVDLGEDLVTPIVCGANNVKEGQYVIVAEPGKTIANGLTLDKREIKGKMSEGMICALTEIGLSESALSDSEKDGIYSIHLKDEEYSHIGQTDVLDLIGFNDSTWEVDLTINRSDALGAMQLLKEVANYFEKEINDISKQLEPKKSSNNVPVSFKNSAEIDKKINSIAMQMFDIKEIHSIDEWDLNIFANQDIWLKFNDVKTTDNFWLDLANIIALETGQPVIFLDPSKLKSQLEIKNNSNDKFETNLQIMCENEVISTLGVDYNHEFLPTKDSKNVLAIYLSLDPILMRKQQKAHNTSGVFLQRWMKPISDKLYNLASQRTIYWFDQYSLYGASSELEIQKESSAKENKVIVSLERINEIIGINLTVKDITSLFRTLDFVVEEKDGQFTFTIDQNRTDISHEAHIVEEIARLYGYDNIKSQPVVLTANAKEKQLNNKIKGQVENYLIGQGFNNIKTYSLQNGENVEKWNLFDIKEPIKLMSPLSKLREVYRLSTVLSAIEIAGFNYSKGNKNVKLYEFADVYNAKNLRENHLSVVISGEMLQDKAFDVNVKASYEYVKGILDSILGHYQLDFDELKFEQMQNTIDEIHPHINAKILYKGELLGFIFKLNPRFEQSNKLDSTFAFELNITKINEVFNHSVAVKELSKYQKTSRDVTILLGEEKQYNEVLKQIKEGINYIVDIKLVDIYQDKALQSKNLKAVSIGFEFNSAEKQLKDEDVSKEWDALLGNIKKLNIEIK; encoded by the coding sequence ATGATTATTACAAGAAAATGGTTAGAAAACTTTATTGATCTAACTGGAATTAAAGATGAAAAAATAACAGAAGCTTTTAACTCTCTTGGGTTTGAAGTAGATGCCTATAAAACTTATAAAGGTTTAAATGACAAATTAAAATTAGCCCATGTAGGAAATGTAGCACCAATGGAAGGAACTCACCTAAACTTTTGTTTTGTAGATTTAGGAGAAGATTTAGTTACTCCAATTGTTTGTGGTGCAAACAATGTAAAAGAAGGTCAATATGTAATTGTTGCAGAACCTGGAAAAACTATTGCTAATGGACTGACACTTGATAAAAGAGAAATTAAGGGAAAAATGTCTGAAGGAATGATTTGTGCTTTAACAGAAATTGGATTAAGTGAAAGTGCTTTGAGTGATAGTGAAAAAGATGGTATTTATTCAATTCACTTAAAAGATGAAGAATATTCACATATCGGACAAACTGATGTATTGGATTTAATTGGATTTAACGACTCTACTTGAGAGGTTGATTTAACAATCAATAGAAGTGATGCGTTGGGTGCGATGCAATTGCTAAAAGAAGTTGCAAATTACTTTGAAAAAGAGATTAATGATATTTCTAAACAATTAGAACCTAAAAAAAGTTCTAATAATGTACCTGTTTCTTTTAAAAACAGTGCAGAAATTGATAAAAAAATTAATTCAATAGCTATGCAAATGTTTGACATTAAAGAAATACATTCAATTGATGAATGAGATTTAAATATTTTTGCAAACCAAGATATTTGATTGAAATTTAATGATGTTAAAACAACTGATAACTTTTGATTAGATCTTGCAAATATTATTGCGCTTGAAACAGGTCAACCAGTTATTTTCTTAGATCCAAGTAAATTAAAATCTCAGTTAGAAATAAAAAATAACTCAAATGACAAATTTGAAACAAATTTACAAATTATGTGTGAAAATGAAGTAATTTCAACTCTTGGAGTTGATTATAATCATGAATTTTTACCAACAAAAGATAGTAAAAATGTTTTGGCAATTTACTTATCATTAGACCCAATATTGATGAGAAAACAACAAAAAGCTCACAATACTAGTGGTGTGTTCTTACAAAGATGAATGAAACCAATTAGTGATAAACTTTACAATCTTGCAAGTCAAAGAACTATTTATTGATTTGATCAATATAGCTTATATGGGGCAAGTAGTGAGTTAGAAATTCAAAAAGAATCAAGTGCTAAAGAAAACAAAGTAATTGTTAGTCTTGAAAGAATAAATGAAATCATTGGAATTAACTTAACTGTTAAAGACATAACTTCATTATTCAGAACTTTAGATTTTGTTGTTGAAGAAAAAGATGGTCAATTTACATTTACAATTGACCAAAATAGAACAGATATTTCTCACGAAGCTCATATTGTAGAAGAAATTGCAAGATTATATGGTTATGACAACATAAAATCTCAACCAGTTGTTTTAACTGCAAATGCAAAAGAAAAACAATTAAACAATAAAATTAAAGGTCAAGTTGAAAATTACTTGATTGGACAAGGATTTAATAACATTAAAACTTATTCTCTACAAAACGGTGAAAATGTTGAAAAATGAAACTTATTTGATATTAAAGAACCAATTAAATTAATGTCACCACTAAGTAAATTGAGAGAAGTTTATAGACTTTCAACAGTTTTGAGTGCTATTGAAATAGCTGGTTTTAATTACTCTAAAGGTAATAAAAACGTTAAATTATATGAGTTTGCAGATGTTTATAATGCAAAAAACTTAAGAGAAAATCACTTATCAGTTGTAATTAGTGGTGAAATGTTACAAGATAAAGCATTTGATGTTAATGTTAAAGCAAGTTATGAGTACGTTAAAGGTATTTTAGATAGTATTTTAGGTCACTATCAATTAGATTTTGATGAACTTAAATTTGAACAAATGCAAAATACAATTGATGAAATTCACCCACATATAAATGCAAAAATCTTATATAAAGGTGAATTGCTTGGATTTATTTTCAAATTAAATCCTCGTTTCGAACAATCTAATAAATTAGATTCAACTTTTGCATTTGAACTAAACATTACAAAAATAAATGAAGTATTTAATCACTCAGTTGCTGTAAAAGAACTTTCTAAATATCAAAAAACTTCAAGAGATGTAACGATTCTTTTGGGTGAAGAAAAACAATATAATGAAGTTCTAAAACAAATTAAAGAGGGTATTAATTACATTGTTGATATAAAATTGGTAGATATTTACCAAGATAAAGCTTTACAAAGCAAAAACTTAAAAGCTGTAAGTATTGGATTTGAATTTAATTCAGCAGAAAAACAATTAAAAGATGAAGATGTTTCTAAAGAGTGAGATGCTTTACTTGGAAATATCAAAAAACTAAATATCGAGATTAAATAG
- the pheS gene encoding phenylalanine--tRNA ligase subunit alpha: MLKQLENILKNFNEKIKSVKNPTELEEVKKVYAGKESPLNEVLKSMKSAAVEEKKAVGVKANEVKTHIFGHINSLNEKFKHEELKKQLENEKVDLSMPGLNLKMGSKHPLNLVIEEISDIFTELGFDMVAGTEYETDDFCFQKLNLPIGHPARDMQDTFYIDNNTVLRTHCTNMTARMLTDLSKLGAKEKNLAAISFGNVYRRDDDDATHSHQFMQIDGFAVGKKISFANLKWILEYMCKRLFSENTEIRMRPSYFPFTEPSVEVDITCITCQGKGCKICKFTGWIEILGSGLIAPEVIELNGLDPKEVGGLAFGIGVERVAMLKYGIKNIRDFYENDIKFLNQFKFFGN; the protein is encoded by the coding sequence ATGTTAAAACAATTGGAAAATATCTTAAAAAATTTTAACGAGAAAATTAAATCTGTTAAAAACCCAACTGAACTTGAAGAAGTTAAAAAAGTTTATGCAGGTAAAGAATCTCCGTTAAATGAAGTGCTAAAATCAATGAAAAGTGCTGCAGTTGAAGAAAAAAAAGCTGTGGGAGTTAAAGCGAATGAGGTAAAAACTCATATTTTTGGACATATTAATTCATTAAATGAAAAATTTAAACATGAAGAGTTAAAAAAACAACTTGAAAATGAAAAAGTTGATTTAAGTATGCCAGGTTTAAATCTTAAAATGGGTTCTAAACACCCTCTAAACCTTGTGATTGAAGAAATTTCAGATATCTTTACAGAACTTGGTTTTGATATGGTAGCAGGTACTGAGTATGAAACTGATGATTTTTGTTTCCAAAAACTTAACCTACCAATAGGTCACCCGGCAAGAGATATGCAAGATACTTTCTATATTGACAATAACACTGTTTTAAGAACTCACTGTACTAATATGACAGCTAGAATGCTTACTGATCTATCAAAATTGGGTGCTAAAGAAAAAAACTTAGCAGCAATCAGTTTTGGTAATGTTTATAGACGTGATGATGATGATGCAACTCACTCTCATCAATTTATGCAAATAGATGGATTTGCTGTTGGTAAAAAAATAAGCTTTGCAAATCTAAAATGAATCTTAGAATACATGTGTAAGAGATTGTTTTCAGAAAACACAGAAATCAGAATGAGACCAAGTTACTTTCCTTTTACCGAACCTTCAGTAGAGGTGGATATCACTTGTATAACTTGCCAAGGAAAAGGATGTAAAATTTGTAAATTTACAGGTTGAATTGAAATTTTAGGTTCAGGATTAATTGCACCAGAAGTTATCGAACTTAATGGCTTAGATCCAAAAGAGGTTGGAGGACTTGCTTTTGGAATTGGTGTAGAACGTGTAGCTATGCTAAAATATGGAATTAAAAATATTAGAGACTTTTATGAAAATGATATCAAGTTCTTAAATCAGTTTAAGTTCTTTGGAAACTAA